Within Burkholderia cepacia GG4, the genomic segment GATGTCGCGCCCCAGGTTCGCCGCGGCGACCGCCGCGATCTTCCCGTCGTCGTCCAGCCCGAACACCGTGAACGGCCCGCTCGCCGGATCGCCGCGCACGACCGTGGCCTGCTCGCTGCCGAACAGCCCGAGCATCTGCAGGTTGCAGTCGTACTGATCGGACCACAGCCACGGCAGCTCGGCATAGGTTTCGTCCGCGCCGAGCAGGTTCGCAGCCGCGACAGCCGGCTGGTTTTCCGCGACCTGCCACGACTCGATTCGCACGTGACGCCCGAGCAGCGGATTGAAGTGCATCGTCACCTCGCCCGTCGCGAAGATCGCCCGATCGCTGGTGCGGCACCCTGCATCGACACGGATCCCGTTGTCGACGTCGAGCCCGGCCGCCTGCGCGAGTTCGACATTGGGTACGACGCCGATGCCGACCACGACGATGTCGGCATGCACGTCGCCCCGATCGGTCTCGACGATCGCACCGCCGCCCGGTGCATGACGAATCGCGCGCGGCAGCGTCGCCATCTGAAAGCTCACGCCGCGCGCGTCATGCAACTGACGCGCATACGCGCCGACGACTTCCGGCAACGCGCGCTGCAGCAAGCGCGCGGCCGGGTCGATCACCGTCACGTCGCAACCGAGCTGCCGCGCCGCAGCGGCCACTTCGAGGCCGATGAAGCCGCCGCCGAGCACCGCCACGCGACGGCCCGGCGCGAGCTGCGCGCGCAACGCCCGCGCGTCGGCAACGGTGCGCACGTAATGCGGAACGACGCCTGCGTCGACCGGTCCGCCGAACGCACGCACGCGCGAACCCGTCGCAAGCACGAGCCGCGCGTACGGCAACGTCGCGCCGTGATCGAGCCGCACACGCTGCGCATCGCGCTCGATCGCCTCGACGCGCGTGCCGAGCCGCAGCTCGATGCGTTGCGCGTCGTACCACGCGGCATCGCGCACGAACGCGCGCTGCTCGCCGCCGTCGTTCAGCAGCGCATCCTTCGACAGCGCGGGCCGGTCGTACGGCAGCTCGGGTTCGGCGCCGATCATCACGATGCGCGCATCGGTGTCGCGCGCACGCAGCGCTTCGGCCGTACGCCGCGCCGCGTGGCCGGCGCCGACGATCACGAACGGGTCAGCCGACATTGACTTCTACCTGCCCGTCGACGATCCGGACCGGATAGGTCCGCACCGGCTCGGTGATCGGCGCGCATTTCGGCGCCCCCGTGCGAATGTCGATCAGCCCCTGGTGCAGCGGGCACTCGACACAACCGTCTTCCACATAGCCTTCGGACAAGCGCGCATGGCCATGCGAACAAAGGTCGTGCATCGCGAACAGTTCTTCGCCGATCCGAAACACTGCGATCGGCTTCTGGCCGGCGACGCGTGCCGCCGGTTCGTCTTCGGAGAATTCGTCGAATGCACCCAGCGGGTGCCATTCGGCGAGCGTTGCTTCGGTCATGTCGTTTCCTTGGCTGTCAGATCGGGGTCGCAAGCAGCGTCTGCACGCGCGACGTGTCGTAGATCACGCGCTTGGTCTTGTAGCGCAGCCCGTCGGGCGTACGCACGACCGTGTCGTAGTACTTGCCGGCCTGGTACACGTTCGATTCGCCGTTGCTGCGGGTCTGCACGACCACGTAGTTGCTCTCGGTGTCGATCTCGCCGTCACGCTCCGCGACGATCGTCAGGCCCGACGTCATGTGCCGGTACGTGTGCTCTTCAAAGATGTTCGCGTGCCGCAGCGACACCACGCGGTCGCGCAGCATCCGCTGGTTCGTGCAGTGGACGATCCCGACCGGCAGCCCGAGATCGGCGTTCTCCTTCGGCACGATCTCGTACGTGCAGTCCTCGGTGAACATTTCCGGCCAGTGTTCGAGCCGGTCGTTGTCGAGGTGGCCGATGTAGCGGTTCTGAAGCATGTAAATCTCGAACCACGTCTTCATGTCTTCCGTCATTTCGCGCTCCCGCATCAATAGCCCATCAGCTTCTGGTAGCCGACCCAGAACTTGCGGATCAGGCTTTCGGTGATCACCGTGTCCTGCTGGTCAGGATTGCCGCGCGACATCTCGATCACCGACGTCGCGTCGGCGTCGCGCACCGTGCCGCGCTGCACCAGCTCGGTCGCCTCCGTGTCTTCCATCGAGATATAGCCGGCCGGCCCGACCAGGTTCGCCTGCTTGATGCGCAGCGCGCGCAGCTCGGGCGTGTCGTCCGCGTAGCCGAAGAAGTGGAAGATCAGCTCGAAGTTGTCCGGCCCCTTCGGCAGGATCTGCCGCGCGACCAGCGTGTTGTGGATCTGCTGGATCACGAGCTGCGGGAAGATCGGCTGGATATGGTTGGTGCAGTCCTCGTCGTATTCCGACACGAGATCGAGGATCGACTCGTCTTCCAGATGGAAACCCTCGTCGAACGACCGGATGTTCTGCTGCTTGTACGCGGCCGACGTATCGTCGCCCGTCTTCGTCACCGTGATGATGCTGTGCAGCCCGTGGTTCGCATCCGGAATCGAGCGCGCCTTCATCCCGACGCGGAAGATGTTGAAGGTCGTATGGAACAGGTGCAGCATGCTCGCGTGATACGGGTCCTTCACGTTCTCCATGTACAGCTTCCAGTTCGACTTCGAATACTGGCGCGTGCAGCCGAGATACTCGATCGGCTTGTGGAAGATCCGGTCGATCCACGGACGCATCTGCTCGCCGAGATAGTCGGGCAGCGGCGCCACTTCGTCGCTGAAGCTCGCGAACACGAGCCCGCGATAGCTGTCGACGCGCAGCTTGCGCAGCCCGTGCTGCTTCGGGTCGAAGTCGGCCGGCATCCCGGACATCCCCTTCTGGCCGCGCCGGAAGGGCACGCCGAGCAGGTTGCCCGAGTTGTCGAAGCTCCACTGGTGATACACGCACGTGTGCGAGCTCGCGTTGCCGCGCGACTTGCGGCACACCTGCGCGCCGCGGTGCGCGCAGCGGTTCACCCAGGCGGAAAGCGCGCCGTCTTCGGTGCGCGTGACGACCACCGGCGTATCGCCGACGAACGTGCTCTTGAAGTCACCGGCGTTCGGGATTTCCGCTTCCAGCGCAACGAAGTTCCACGTCGGGCCGCGAAAGATGCGTTCCTGCTCGCGTTCGTAGACGGCCTGCGAGCTGAACACCTTGTATGGCACGCGCGAGCCGTCGTCGTGCGGAAAACGCACGGCGGACGCGTCGTCGCGCGAGGCGAACACGACGGGCGATTCTGTCTGCTCCATGTCGGACTCCTTGTGGTTCCGTTTCATTAACAAGATGGAGTCCATTTTTGAAAGGCTAATATTCGCCGTCTATCCGGAAAGTGCGATTGCGGCGGCGCAATATCCACTTTCGGCGGATTTCTGCGCTAGCATGGCGGCACACACGACCTGCGCACGATCGCGACCCATTCATCGGATCGAAGCGCGCGTCGCTCATACAAAGGCTGAGGCCCATGTCCCCAACGTCGTTCGAGCCGCTCGCGCTGCGCGCGCACCGGCTGTTCGAATCCCGCGATCTCGACGAGACGCGCGAGCGGATCTCGCGCGTGATGCAGCCGCATGCGCTGTTGCCGAACGGCCGCACGCACGGTGCGTCGCACATGGATTTCGTCAGGCTCGGCGGGCTCGGGATCGGCACGATCGCATTCGGCGACGCGATGCGCGTACGGGTCGACGCGGTCGACGGCTACTACCTGCTGATGTTCTGCCTGTCCGGCCAGGCCGAGGTACGCGCGATGGGGCGGCAGCTCGGTGTCGACGGCCAGACCGGCGTGCTGTGCGCGCCCGGGGAACCCTTCGACGCCGTGCTGTCGGCCGATTGCGAGCAGTTCGTGCTGCGCATCGACGCGGCCACGGTCGGCGCGCTGACGGGCGACCCGCGCGCGACGCTCGATCCCGTGCTGCACGTCAGCGACGCCGCGCTCGCCGCGTGGCGCCAGCAACTGATGCTCGTCGCACGCTCGCCCGAACTGCTCGAGCGCGCGAACGCGAACCCGCGTGTCGCGTCGCAGCTCGAGCACCTGCTGATCGACCTGCTGATCGAGGGCCACCCGCCGTCGGTACTGCACGCGTCACATCGCGATCCAGCGCCGGGCTTCGTGCGGCGCGCGCAGGAGTTCGTGAACGCGCACTACGCGCAGCCGCTGCAACTCGCCGATATCGTCCAGGCCGCCAACGTGCCGGAACGGACGCTGCGCGACGCCTTCCTGCAGTTCCGCGGTCTGAGCCCGATGCAATACCTGCGCGCGACGCGGCTCGACCATGCGCGGGAGTTGCTGCGCGGGTCGGTGTCCGAGCGACGGATCGCCGATATCGCGCTCGATTGCGGGTTTACCCACCTCGGACGGTTCGCGATCGCGTATCGGGAGAAGTTCGGCGAATCGCCGTCGGAAACGCTCGACGCGAAGCGATAGCGACGCATTCGCTGGCGCGACCTGAAGCCTGCGACCTGTACGACCGGCGCGGGCCTGCATCGCCGGACGTGACATTGCGACGCCTTCTCCGCATTCACCGGCGCACGCCAAAACAGACCGTTAGTTGCGATGCTCGAGAGCAACGACACCCATCAGGCCGCCGCCCCGATCATCTCCCGCGCAATCGCGCAGAATGCGACCGTCGCGGCGCTTTCGCCGTGCAGCCGGCGGCTCATGATGATCGGCGACGTCGCCATGGGTTCCGGGAGCCGTCGATAGACGACGCCCTTCACGCGCACGCCCTCCACGCTTTCCGGCACCAGCGACACACCCACCTGCGCGGCGACGAGCCCGAGCGCCGTCTGCAGTTCGCGCACCTCGTGCACGGCCGCCGGCACGAGCGCGCCGTCGCGCAGCGCCGACAGCTGCTGATCCGCGAAGCTCGGCCGCGGCGTGCTCGGATAGACGATCAGCGTCTCGTTCGCGATGTCCGCAAGCGTCAGCGGCCGGTCCGGAGCGGCGAGCGGATGCCCGACCGGCAGCGCCGCGATCAGCTTTTCCTCGATCAGCGCCTCGCGCACGAGCTGGTCGTCGTCGAAGCGCAGGCGGCCGAACCCGACGTCGATCCGCCCACCCTTCAGTGCGCCGAGCTGTTCGAGCGTGAACATTTCGATCAGCGACAGCTCGACGTCCGGCTGCGCCTCGCGAAACGCGCGAATCACGTCCGGCAGCGCGCCATAGAGCGTCGACGGCACGAAGCCGATCACGATCCGTTTCGACAACTGCGCGAGCCGCCGCGTCAGCGGGCCGAGCTCGTCGGCCTGTTCGACGACGCGCGTCGCCTGCGCATAGAACACGCGGCCCGCGTCGGTCAGTTTCAGCGGCCGTGCGCCGCGCTCGAACAACGGCAACCCGACCTCGTCCTCGATCGCCTGGAGCTGGCGGCTCAGCGGCGGCTGCGTCATGTGCAGCCGCTCCGCGGCCCGCGTGATGTTCATTTCCTCCGCGACGGCGATGAAGTACCGGAGCTGGCGCAATTCCATTTCATGCCTCAAAGGTATGGAAGTAGTCGGAAAGAGTGTTGGACGACGCCGGGCGGGAATTCCTACCATGTGCACCAACAGGAGGAATCGCATGATAGCAACTACCGCCACCATCGAACGCATCGAGACGCTGCTCGTCGACGTGCCGACGATCCGGCCCCACAAACTGTCGGTCGCGACGATGAATTGCCAGACCCTCGTGCTAGTCCGCGTTCGATGCACGGACGGTATCGAAGGCGTCGGCGAAGCGACCACGATCGGCGGTCTCGCGTACGGCGAGGAGAGCCCCGAGAGCATCAAGGTCAACATCGACACCTATTTCGCGCCGCTGCTGCAAGGCATGGACGCAACCCGCCCCGGTGCCGCGATGGCCCGTGCGCGCAAGCTGTTCCAGGGCAACCGGTTCGCGAAGTGCGCGCTCGAGACCGCACTGTTCGACGCGCAGGCGCGCCGCCTCGGCGTGCCGCTGTCCGAACTATTCGGCGGTCGCACGACCGACGCGGTCGACGTCGCATGGACGCTCGCGAGCGGCGACACGCAGCGCGACATCGCGGAGGCCGAGGCGATGCTCGAAGCACGCCGCCATCGCGCATTCAAGCTGAAGATCGGATCGAACGCGGTCGACGACGACGTCGCACACGTGATCGCGATCAAGCGCGCGCTCGGCGAGCGCGGCGACGTGCGCGTCGACGTGAACCAGGCATGGACCGAAACCGATGCGATCCGGGCCGGCGCCCGACTCGCCGATGCCGGCGTGAGCCTCGTCGAGCAGCCGATCGCCGCGACCAACCGCGCGGGGCTCAAACGTCTCACACAGCTCGCGCAGATTCCGATCATGGCCGACGAAGCGCTGCACGGCCCCGTCGATGCGTTCGCGCTCGCGCAGGACCGCGCGGCCGACGTGTTCGCGGTGAAGATCGCGCAGTCGGGCGGCCTGCTCGGCGCGGCGAGCGTCGCATCGATCGCGTCGGCAGCCGGCATCGACCTGTACGGCGGCACGATGCTCGAAGGCGCGGCCGGCACGATGGCGTCCGCGCAACTGTTCAGCACGTTCGGCTCGCTGAAATGGGGCACCGAGCTGTTCGGCCCGCTGCTGCTCACCGAGGAAATCCTCGTCGAGCCGCTGCGCTACCAGGATTTCAAGCTGCACCTGCCGGCGACGCCCGGCCTCGGCATCACCTTCGACTGGGCCCGCATCGAACGGATGCGACGCGACGCCCGCTGACCCCACACGACAACCGAAACCGGAGACACAGATGAACAAGCCAGCCATCGACGCACTGCTGAAGACCTTCGACGATGCCGCGGAACAGCCCGGCAACCCGCGCGTGCGCGCGATCGTCAACCGGATCGTGAAGGACATCTGCTACACGATCGAGGACTTCGACGTGCAGCCCAGCGAGTTCTGGACCGCGCTCAACTACCTGAACGAAGCCGGCCGGGAATTCGGGCTGATCGCCGCGGGCCTCGGCCTCGAGCGCTTCCTCGACGTGCGGATGGACGAGGCCGAGGAGAAGGCCGGCTTCCAGGGCGGCACGCCGCGCACGATCGAAGGGCCGCTGTATGTCGCGGGCGCGCCGGAATCGGTCGGCCATGCGCGTCTCGACGACGGCACCGATCCGGGCCAGACGCTGATCATGCGCGGCCAGGTGCTCGGGCAGGACGGCGCGCCGATCGCGAATGCGCTCGTCGAGGTGTGGCACGCGAACCATCTGGGCAACTACTCGTACTTCGATCAATCGCAGCCGGCGTTCAACCTGCGCCGCTCGATCCGCACCGATGCCGACGGCCGCTACAGCTTCCGCAGCGTGCTGCCGGTGGGCTACAGCGTGCCGCCGGGCAGCAAGACCGAGCAGCTGCTCGACCAGCTCGGCCGCCATGGCCACCGTCCGGCGCACATCCACTTCTTCGTTTCCGCGGACGGATATCGTAAGCTGACGACGCAGATCAACATCGAAGGCGATCCGCACATCTGGGACGACTTCGCATTCGCGACCCGCGAAGGGCTGATCCCGCAGGTCAAGCAGGCCGAGGGCGCGCAAGGCAAGCCGTATGGCATCGACGGGCAGTTCGCGCTGATCGACTTCGATTTCTCGCTGCTCAAGGAGAAACAGGACGTGCCGGCGAGCGAAGTCGAGCGGGCGCGTGCGCAGGCCTGAGCGGCCCTCCCGTTCGACGAATCGATAACGCAAGGAGCACAGGATGCTGTTTCATGTGGAAATGACCGTCCGTCTGCCGGCGGACATGGATCCGGTCAAGGCGGCGACGCTGAAGGCCGAAGAGAAGGCGATGTGCCAGCGCCTGATGAACGAAGGGATCTGGCGGCACCTGTGGCGGATCGCGGGGCAGTATGCGAACGTCAGCATCTTCGACGTCGAGAGCGTGCAGCAGCTGCATGACCTGTTGAGTCAGCTGCCGTTGTTTCCGTATATGGAGATGGAAGTGCGGGCGCTGTGCCGGCATCCTTCTTCGGTGCGGGAGGATGATCGGTAAGTGGGTGTGAAGCGCGCCGTTACCGAACGGCCGCGCGAAGCCCGACACGGGCGGCCGGCGATGTTCTCGCCGGTCGCCCGTGTTGCTTTGCAGCTCCTGGCTTCAGGTATCGCCACGCATCATGATGATGTCGCGGCGATCACCGCTCGCGCGCCAGATGCGCCGCAAACCCCACCTGCTCCGGTGCGATCTCCGCCTTCAGCGTCAGCGCCGGAATGTCGTAGTCGCCCGCGTTCTGCCGGCGGAACGGAATCGGCTGCGCGGTCGACAGTTCGTCCAGACGCTTGCCGAGCGCCGCACGCGTTTCATCGAAACGCGCGTCGTCCATCCGGTGCGTCCGGTAGATCACGAACGGCGGCAGCACATCGAACCCCGGGTAATACAGAATCCCGTGCTGGATCGGGAACAGCACGTCGTCGATCGGTCCGTTGATGCCGCGCGCGCTGTAGTGCGACTCCCAGCCGCCGGTTGT encodes:
- the andAa gene encoding anthranilate 1,2-dioxygenase system ferredoxin--NAD(+) reductase, producing the protein MSADPFVIVGAGHAARRTAEALRARDTDARIVMIGAEPELPYDRPALSKDALLNDGGEQRAFVRDAAWYDAQRIELRLGTRVEAIERDAQRVRLDHGATLPYARLVLATGSRVRAFGGPVDAGVVPHYVRTVADARALRAQLAPGRRVAVLGGGFIGLEVAAAARQLGCDVTVIDPAARLLQRALPEVVGAYARQLHDARGVSFQMATLPRAIRHAPGGGAIVETDRGDVHADIVVVGIGVVPNVELAQAAGLDVDNGIRVDAGCRTSDRAIFATGEVTMHFNPLLGRHVRIESWQVAENQPAVAAANLLGADETYAELPWLWSDQYDCNLQMLGLFGSEQATVVRGDPASGPFTVFGLDDDGKIAAVAAANLGRDIGAARRLIAAGAVPDPVKLADPAVNLKTLL
- a CDS encoding muconate/chloromuconate family cycloisomerase, with amino-acid sequence MIATTATIERIETLLVDVPTIRPHKLSVATMNCQTLVLVRVRCTDGIEGVGEATTIGGLAYGEESPESIKVNIDTYFAPLLQGMDATRPGAAMARARKLFQGNRFAKCALETALFDAQARRLGVPLSELFGGRTTDAVDVAWTLASGDTQRDIAEAEAMLEARRHRAFKLKIGSNAVDDDVAHVIAIKRALGERGDVRVDVNQAWTETDAIRAGARLADAGVSLVEQPIAATNRAGLKRLTQLAQIPIMADEALHGPVDAFALAQDRAADVFAVKIAQSGGLLGAASVASIASAAGIDLYGGTMLEGAAGTMASAQLFSTFGSLKWGTELFGPLLLTEEILVEPLRYQDFKLHLPATPGLGITFDWARIERMRRDAR
- the andR gene encoding anthranilate 1,2-dioxygenase regulatory protein AndR, with protein sequence MSPTSFEPLALRAHRLFESRDLDETRERISRVMQPHALLPNGRTHGASHMDFVRLGGLGIGTIAFGDAMRVRVDAVDGYYLLMFCLSGQAEVRAMGRQLGVDGQTGVLCAPGEPFDAVLSADCEQFVLRIDAATVGALTGDPRATLDPVLHVSDAALAAWRQQLMLVARSPELLERANANPRVASQLEHLLIDLLIEGHPPSVLHASHRDPAPGFVRRAQEFVNAHYAQPLQLADIVQAANVPERTLRDAFLQFRGLSPMQYLRATRLDHARELLRGSVSERRIADIALDCGFTHLGRFAIAYREKFGESPSETLDAKR
- the catC gene encoding muconolactone Delta-isomerase, which gives rise to MLFHVEMTVRLPADMDPVKAATLKAEEKAMCQRLMNEGIWRHLWRIAGQYANVSIFDVESVQQLHDLLSQLPLFPYMEMEVRALCRHPSSVREDDR
- the andAb gene encoding anthranilate 1,2-dioxygenase ferredoxin subunit AndAb; amino-acid sequence: MTEATLAEWHPLGAFDEFSEDEPAARVAGQKPIAVFRIGEELFAMHDLCSHGHARLSEGYVEDGCVECPLHQGLIDIRTGAPKCAPITEPVRTYPVRIVDGQVEVNVG
- a CDS encoding LysR family transcriptional regulator, which encodes MELRQLRYFIAVAEEMNITRAAERLHMTQPPLSRQLQAIEDEVGLPLFERGARPLKLTDAGRVFYAQATRVVEQADELGPLTRRLAQLSKRIVIGFVPSTLYGALPDVIRAFREAQPDVELSLIEMFTLEQLGALKGGRIDVGFGRLRFDDDQLVREALIEEKLIAALPVGHPLAAPDRPLTLADIANETLIVYPSTPRPSFADQQLSALRDGALVPAAVHEVRELQTALGLVAAQVGVSLVPESVEGVRVKGVVYRRLPEPMATSPIIMSRRLHGESAATVAFCAIAREMIGAAA
- the andAd gene encoding anthranilate 1,2-dioxygenase small subunit AndAd; this encodes MTEDMKTWFEIYMLQNRYIGHLDNDRLEHWPEMFTEDCTYEIVPKENADLGLPVGIVHCTNQRMLRDRVVSLRHANIFEEHTYRHMTSGLTIVAERDGEIDTESNYVVVQTRSNGESNVYQAGKYYDTVVRTPDGLRYKTKRVIYDTSRVQTLLATPI
- the andAc gene encoding anthranilate 1,2-dioxygenase large subunit AndAc, which encodes MEQTESPVVFASRDDASAVRFPHDDGSRVPYKVFSSQAVYEREQERIFRGPTWNFVALEAEIPNAGDFKSTFVGDTPVVVTRTEDGALSAWVNRCAHRGAQVCRKSRGNASSHTCVYHQWSFDNSGNLLGVPFRRGQKGMSGMPADFDPKQHGLRKLRVDSYRGLVFASFSDEVAPLPDYLGEQMRPWIDRIFHKPIEYLGCTRQYSKSNWKLYMENVKDPYHASMLHLFHTTFNIFRVGMKARSIPDANHGLHSIITVTKTGDDTSAAYKQQNIRSFDEGFHLEDESILDLVSEYDEDCTNHIQPIFPQLVIQQIHNTLVARQILPKGPDNFELIFHFFGYADDTPELRALRIKQANLVGPAGYISMEDTEATELVQRGTVRDADATSVIEMSRGNPDQQDTVITESLIRKFWVGYQKLMGY
- the catA gene encoding catechol 1,2-dioxygenase is translated as MNKPAIDALLKTFDDAAEQPGNPRVRAIVNRIVKDICYTIEDFDVQPSEFWTALNYLNEAGREFGLIAAGLGLERFLDVRMDEAEEKAGFQGGTPRTIEGPLYVAGAPESVGHARLDDGTDPGQTLIMRGQVLGQDGAPIANALVEVWHANHLGNYSYFDQSQPAFNLRRSIRTDADGRYSFRSVLPVGYSVPPGSKTEQLLDQLGRHGHRPAHIHFFVSADGYRKLTTQINIEGDPHIWDDFAFATREGLIPQVKQAEGAQGKPYGIDGQFALIDFDFSLLKEKQDVPASEVERARAQA